The following proteins are co-located in the Pomacea canaliculata isolate SZHN2017 linkage group LG8, ASM307304v1, whole genome shotgun sequence genome:
- the LOC112569975 gene encoding WD repeat-containing protein 92-like, translating into MDKPQIILHIQKSLNYTLFDTKWIPCSAKFVVLGNYARGTGALQVYEVSHGELKCITDVEKSKPFKCGTFGASSLQNRHLATGDFEGKLQIWNLENLELPLYSVKAHKEIINSIDAVGGLGIGEGAPEIVTGSRDGTVKVWDPRQKNEPVASMEPGEGESKRDCWTVAFGHAHNAEDRCVAAGYDNGDIKLFDLKAMALRWETNIKNGVCCLEFDRKDISMNKLAATSLESKFHIWDMRTQHPQKGFACVTEKAHKSTVWAVRHLPQNRDIFMTTGGNGSLNLWKYSYPSNRVTKDGEGVAMGVAGTINLQQNVTLSTQPISSFDWSPDKEGLAVCSSFDQTVRVVIVTKLRTI; encoded by the exons ATGGATAAACCACAAATTATCTTACACATTCAAAAATCTCTTAATTATACACTTTTTGACACAAAGTGGATACCTTGCAGTGCAAAATTTGTTGTTCTTGGCAACTATGCAAGAGGTACAGGTGCACTACAGGTATACGAAGTTTCACATGGAGAATTAAAATGCATTACAGAT GTTGAAAAATCAAAACCATTTAAATGTGGAACATTTGGAGCATCCAGTTTACAGAACAGACATTTAGCAACAGGGGATTTTGAAGGCAAACTTCAAATATG GAACTTGGAGAATCTGGAGCTTCCTCTGTATTCTGTCAAAGCCCACAAGGAAATTATCAACAGCATTGATGCAGTAGGAGGCCTGGGCATTGGAGAAGGGGCTCCAGAAATAGTTACAGGAAGCAGAGATG gaaCAGTGAAAGTGTGGGatccaagacagaaaaatgagcCTGTAGCGAGTATGGAGCCAGGCGAAGGAGAGTCCAAGAGGGATTGTTGGACTGTTGCTTTTG GACATGCCCACAATGCTGAAGACAGGTGTGTTGCTGCTGGCTATGACAATGGTGATATTAAGTTATTTGATCTCAAGGCTATGGCTTTGCGATGggagacaaacataaaaaatgga GTGTGTTGTCTTGAGTTTGACCGCAAAGATATCAGCATGAATAAACTGGCAGCGACATCACTTGAAAGCAAATTCCATATCTGGGACATGCGTACGCAGCATCCACAAAAAGGATTTGCATGCGTTACTGAAAAG GCTCACAAGTCCACAGTATGGGCTGTAAGGCACTTGCCACAGAATCGAGACATTTTCATGACAACTGGTGGCAATGGATCACTTAACCTTTGGAAATA TTCCTATCCGTCAAATCGTGTGACCAAAGATGGTGAAGGAGTTGCCATGGGTGTGGCTGGAACAataaatttacaacaaaatgttaCACTGTCTACCCAACCGATCAGCAGTTTTGACTGGTCACCAGACAAGGAAGGCCTTGCTGTATGCTCTTCATTTGATCAAACAGTTCGTGTTGTCATAGTTACCAAACTGCGGACAATATGA